One stretch of Corynebacterium imitans DNA includes these proteins:
- a CDS encoding HAD-IIA family hydrolase → MSATLQDLHDALLLDLDGTVWEGGRAIPHAVEAINASGCTAVYITNNASRSAAEVARMLDAINLPTDAEHVLTSAQAALGLAADTLAPGDPVLVLGAQSFRDLVQEAGYRLVDSADEQPKVVLHGHNPDTGWAQLSEAALAIRAGATYLASNMDTTLPMERGLMVGNGSMIAAVTSATGVVPASAGKPEPAMFHQAVQRIGAKAPLGVGDRLDTDLAGGVAAGMPTLHVLTGVSGPHALLQAPAKQRPTYIAEDMRGLAADPASLRPGVHGGFSARMDGEVLVLDGGTADSTSHEALLTALEVAWSQPTPPSEVRAESAAAEAALAKWW, encoded by the coding sequence ATGTCTGCGACCTTGCAAGACCTCCACGACGCGCTGCTCTTGGATCTCGACGGCACCGTATGGGAGGGCGGGCGCGCGATCCCGCACGCTGTCGAAGCGATCAACGCCTCTGGGTGTACGGCTGTGTACATCACCAACAACGCTTCCCGCTCGGCGGCTGAGGTGGCCAGGATGCTTGATGCAATCAACCTGCCTACAGATGCAGAGCACGTGCTGACCTCGGCCCAGGCCGCGCTTGGGCTTGCAGCGGATACGCTCGCACCTGGCGATCCGGTACTCGTGCTGGGCGCACAGTCCTTCCGCGATCTTGTCCAAGAAGCTGGTTACCGCCTCGTCGATTCCGCAGACGAGCAGCCGAAGGTCGTCCTGCACGGCCACAACCCGGATACGGGCTGGGCGCAGCTTTCCGAGGCCGCGCTGGCCATTCGCGCCGGTGCCACGTACCTCGCCTCCAACATGGACACGACGCTGCCCATGGAGCGTGGGTTGATGGTGGGTAACGGTTCGATGATCGCTGCGGTGACGTCGGCAACCGGCGTGGTGCCCGCCTCAGCTGGCAAGCCTGAGCCTGCGATGTTCCACCAGGCCGTGCAGCGCATTGGGGCGAAAGCCCCGCTGGGCGTCGGCGATCGCTTAGACACCGACCTCGCTGGCGGGGTCGCCGCCGGCATGCCTACCCTGCATGTGCTCACCGGTGTGTCCGGGCCGCACGCACTTTTGCAGGCCCCGGCGAAGCAGCGGCCGACCTATATCGCGGAGGACATGCGCGGCCTTGCTGCGGATCCCGCCTCTTTGCGCCCGGGCGTGCACGGTGGTTTCTCTGCCCGCATGGACGGCGAAGTGCTCGTGCTCGACGGCGGCACCGCGGACTCCACCAGCCACGAGGCACTGCTTACCGCGCTGGAGGTCGCCTGGTCGCAGCCGACACCTCCGAGCGAAGTCCGCGCTGAGTCTGCTGCGGCGGAGGCCGCGCTGGCCAAGTGGTGGTAG
- a CDS encoding TlyA family RNA methyltransferase translates to MAPGRRRLDAELVRRKIARSREQAQTWIKEGKVTVNGFPATKPATVVEPDVSIKVDVGEEDEWASRGAHKLLSALEVFTPQGLDVAGRRALDAGASTGGFTDVLLKRGAKEVIAVDVGYGQLVWRLQNDPRVQVLDRTNIRHLTLSQLGEPADLMVGDLSFISLKLVLPAIAECMAEGTDLLPMVKPQFEVGKDRLGHGGVVRSPELRAEVTTEVAEFAQSLGLSVKGATASGLPGPSGNVEYFLWLVKDGGASALDAAELHSLVTHAVEEGPKKT, encoded by the coding sequence GTGGCACCCGGACGCAGACGGCTCGACGCAGAGCTGGTTCGCCGCAAGATCGCACGCTCGCGTGAGCAGGCCCAGACCTGGATCAAAGAAGGCAAAGTGACCGTCAACGGCTTCCCAGCAACGAAGCCGGCCACGGTGGTGGAGCCGGACGTGTCGATCAAGGTCGACGTGGGCGAGGAGGATGAGTGGGCCTCGCGCGGGGCACACAAACTCTTGTCTGCGCTCGAGGTGTTCACCCCGCAAGGGCTCGACGTAGCTGGGCGCAGGGCGCTAGACGCGGGGGCGTCGACAGGCGGCTTTACCGATGTCTTGCTCAAGCGCGGGGCGAAGGAAGTCATTGCCGTGGATGTGGGCTACGGCCAGCTCGTTTGGCGGCTGCAGAATGATCCGCGGGTGCAGGTGCTGGATCGGACGAACATCCGCCACCTGACGCTTTCGCAGCTGGGCGAGCCAGCAGACCTGATGGTCGGCGATCTGTCCTTCATCTCGCTGAAGCTGGTGCTGCCCGCGATCGCGGAGTGCATGGCGGAGGGCACAGACCTGCTGCCGATGGTCAAGCCGCAATTCGAGGTGGGCAAGGACCGCCTCGGGCACGGCGGGGTCGTGCGTTCCCCGGAGTTGCGCGCGGAAGTGACCACCGAGGTCGCGGAGTTTGCGCAGTCGCTCGGCCTGAGCGTGAAGGGCGCGACGGCGTCCGGGCTCCCCGGCCCAAGCGGCAACGTAGAATACTTCCTGTGGCTGGTCAAAGACGGCGGCGCGAGTGCACTTGATGCCGCAGAGCTACATTCGCTGGTTACACATGCAGTAGAGGAAGGGCCCAAAAAGACGTGA
- a CDS encoding NAD kinase, whose amino-acid sequence MSETSTREILLVPHYSRPDNISSAATAARLLTDAGLRVRLLEQDAESPINKDPELRKLEQVPGGLDAAAGCELVLVLGGDGTFLRAASYAHAQDIPVLGINLGHVGFLAEGEAESLEQVIADVISRSYRVEERMTIDVMVRDASDTELGRGWALNECSIENVDRTQVLDATLEVDFRPVSSFGCDGVLISTPTGSTAYAFSAGGPVMWPALDAILVVPNNAHALFAKPLVVSPRSTVAVESEPTTSDAVVIMDGFRSIAMPAGSRVEVIRGSRPVRWVRLDDRPFTDRLVNKFQLPVSGWRGPRY is encoded by the coding sequence GTGAGCGAGACATCCACGCGCGAGATCCTATTGGTGCCGCACTACTCGCGGCCGGACAATATTTCTTCCGCAGCCACTGCGGCCCGGCTGCTTACCGACGCGGGCCTGCGCGTCCGGCTGCTTGAACAGGATGCAGAAAGCCCGATCAACAAGGACCCGGAACTGCGGAAACTCGAACAGGTCCCGGGTGGACTCGACGCGGCGGCAGGGTGCGAGCTGGTTCTGGTGCTCGGCGGTGACGGCACGTTCTTGCGCGCTGCGAGCTACGCCCACGCCCAGGACATTCCGGTGCTGGGGATCAACCTTGGCCACGTCGGCTTCTTGGCTGAGGGCGAGGCGGAAAGCCTCGAGCAGGTGATCGCGGACGTGATTTCGCGTTCCTACCGCGTCGAGGAGCGCATGACCATTGACGTGATGGTGCGCGATGCTTCGGATACCGAGCTCGGCCGCGGGTGGGCACTGAACGAGTGCAGCATCGAAAACGTGGACCGCACCCAGGTGCTGGACGCCACCTTGGAGGTGGATTTCCGGCCGGTGTCTTCCTTTGGGTGCGACGGCGTGCTCATTTCCACCCCGACAGGCTCGACCGCGTACGCCTTTTCCGCGGGCGGTCCGGTGATGTGGCCGGCGCTCGACGCGATTTTGGTGGTGCCCAATAACGCGCACGCGCTGTTTGCGAAGCCACTGGTGGTCTCTCCGCGCTCGACGGTTGCGGTGGAGTCCGAGCCGACGACGAGCGACGCGGTCGTGATCATGGACGGGTTCCGCTCGATTGCCATGCCAGCGGGTTCGCGCGTGGAAGTCATTCGCGGCTCGCGGCCGGTACGGTGGGTGCGTCTGGACGACCGCCCGTTTACCGACCGTCTGGTCAATAAGTTCCAGCTGCCCGTCTCCGGGTGGCGCGGGCCCCGCTACTGA